ATGTAGGTTATTACATAATAGATGATGGAGTAAATTGTATTAATAAAAAAATAAAACACAGGTCTTCAGTATCATTTTTAAAAAAGCATAAAGCTTTTTGGTACATATTATTAAATTTAGCTGGTACTGCTGGATTAGTTGCTTTTATAATAGCTAGAAGCTTAGCAGATGATACTAATTTTATTTTGTGGAAGTATATAGTATCTGGAATAGCTATAGTAATACCTTGCAGCGAGATTATAAATTCTATTTTAAATTGGAGTATAAATCATCTTACTACACCCAAATTTGTACCTAAAATAGATCTTACAGAGGGAATACCAGGGGATTGTAAGTCAATTGTAGTTATACCAGCAATACTAAACAATGAAGAAACTGTTCATAATCTTATGAATAAGCTTGAAGTGTACTATTTGGCAAATGAAGAGGATAATCTTTATTTTGCTCTATTGGGAGATTTTAAAGATAGTAGTACTGAAAATGAAGAAGAAGATAATAAGATCAATGAAGCTGGATTAAAGGATGCAAAAATTCTCAATGATAAGTATAAAAGAAAAAAGGATATTTTTTATTTTTTTAACAGATCTAGAATGTACAATAAAAACCAAGGACTTTGGCTTGGTTGGGAGAGAAAACGTGGAAAACTTATGGAGTTTAATGAACTCTTAAGAGGAAACCGTGAAACAAGTTATAATGTTACAAGTGGTTCTGTAATGGAGCTTCAGGATGTAAAATATGTTATAACACTGGATTCAGATACTCAACTGCCAAGAGATACAGCAAAAAAATTAATAGGGGCGATGACTCATATTTTAAATAAAGCTGTTATTGATGATAACAAGGAAATTAAAAGAGGCTATGGCATTATGCAACCTAGAATAAGTATAGATACAGTAAGTGCTAATAGAACTTTTTATTCAAAGATATTCTCTGGAGAAACTGGCATAGATACTTATAGTATGGCTGTTTCGGATATCTATCAGGACTTGTTTTTAGAAGGAATATATACAGGTAAAGGGATTTATGAGGTAGATATATTCCAAAATACGATTACAGGGAATATAAAGGAAAATTCAGTGCTGAGTCATGATTTGTTAGAGGGAGAATATGCAAGATGTGCTTTGGTAACTGACGTTGAATTTATGGATGGATATCCAGCTTATTTTAACTCAGCTAGTAAAAGACTGCATAGGTGGATACGAGGTGATTGGCAACTGCTGCCATATATTTTTAAAAGTTCTTCATTAAGTGCTATATCACGATGGAAAATGATAGATAATTTAAGAAGAAGTATTTTAGCACCATCAATTATTATTTTATTACTATTTTCTCTTACAATTGTTCCTGATGGTGTTGATAAATGGATGAGCTTAATTTTTATATCATTAATATGTCCTTGGCTTTTTGATGTATCAGAAATTGTAGTTTCACCTATGAGAGGTATAAGTATATCTGGAAAGATGAGCAGCAATAAGAATGTTATTGAACAAATATTTTTAATATTTACTTTTCTTCCTTATAATGCATATTTATCTCTAGATGCAATTTTTAGAACTTTATATAGGATTGCTATAAGTAGAAAAAAATTATTGGAATGGCAGACTGCAGCTTATATAGAATCAAATATAAATAAAAAATTTACAGGATATTTATCTAGTATGTGGATGGCAAGTGGTATAGCGGCAGTCATAGCGGTTATGGCCTATAGAGTACATAATCCTGTAGGGTATGTTCTCATTCCATCTTGTGTCCTTTGGTTTATAAGTCCTATTATAGCTTGTCTTATTAGCAAGTATAGAAAGAGATTTAGTATGAAGCTTTCCGATGAAGAAAGGAATTTACTAAGAAGAATAGGTAGAAAAACTTTTGCTTATTTTGAGGACTTTGTAAATGATGAGGAAAATTGGCTGGCTCCAGATAATTACCAGGAGGATCCTTTAAAGGGAGTAGCTCACAGGACCTCACCCACTAATATGGGAATGGGGATTACATCTAATCTAGTGGGGTATGATTTAGGATATATAACCTTAGAGGAACTTTTAGACAGATTGGATAAAATACTTACCAATATGGAATCATTGGAAAAATACAAAGGGCATTTTTATAATTGGTATGACACAAGGTCAAAATTACCATTGCATCCTAGATATATTTCTACTGTAGATAGCGGAAATTTAGTTGGATATTTGTGGTTAACATCAAAGGCATTAGAAGAATATATAAATCAACCTTTAATTGGCAGAAGATACACAAGGGGACTTTGTGATATTTTGAGGCTTTCAAATGAGGAAATAGAGAATTCATTTTCAGTTAAAAATCACTACAATAATGTCATAGCTGAATTAGAAAATCCAAATATAGAAGTGGTTTCATGGAAAAAGATTTTATATGATATTTTAAGTGATTGTGAAAGATTTGAGAAGAATAATAAAAAAATACCTTTATATTGGAATTCTAAAGCAAAACATCAAATAGAACAATATTTATATGAAATAGACAAAATTTTCCCATGGACAGATATAGTTTCAAAAAGAGATGAAATGATAAATGATAAAGCTATATCAATAAAAAATTTATCAACTAAGATAGCCTTTAAGGATATTCCAAAAGAAATAGATAATATAATGAGCAATTTTACTGTAAGTGACGATACTTTTGGAAATGACATGAATTGGATAGATAAGCTCATTAATATTCTTAAAAATAGTAAATTTGAAATACAAAATTTTATTAACAGGGTGGAAAATATCAGAACAAGATTAAATAATATGGCAGAAGAAACTGATTTTAAAATATTATTTGATGAAAAAAGGCAGTTATTTTCTATTGGTTATGATATGGAAACAAATATTATTTCAAACTGCTATTATGATCTATTGGCTTCGGAATCAAGGCAAGCCAGTTTTGTAGCAATAGCCAAAGGAGATATAGATCAAATCCATTGGTTTAAGCTTGGAAGATCTATGACTTTTATGGGTAAAGGAAAAGGTCTTGTATCTTGGAGTGGAACTATGTTTGAGTACTTTATGCCTTTGCTTATAATGAAAAATTATGATGATACTCTCCTAAAGGAAACCTATAAAAGTGTAGTAGAAGGACAGAAAAAGTATATTAAAAAGAGAAAGTTATCTTGTTGGGGAATATCGGAATCAGCTTTTTATAAATTTGACATAGCTTCTAATTATCAATATAAAGCTTTTGGTGTACCTGGTATAGGATTGAAGAGAGGATTAGCAGATGAATTGGTAATATCTCCATATTCAACAGTTTTGGCTATGCAGCAAGATATAAGCAGTGCTTTGAGTAATATAAAGAGACTTATATCAGAAGGTATGGAAGGCAAATATGGTTTTTACGAGGCTGTAGACTATACAAAAAATAGATTACCGGAGGGAACAAAAAAATCTATTATAAGGTGTTTCATGGTACATCATGAGGGCATGAGTCTTATGGCGTTAGATAATATAATAAATAGTTTTGTTCTCCAAAAGAGATTTCATGCTCTTCCAAGAGTTAAGGCTACAGAATTATTATTACAGGAAAGAGTGCCTAAGAGAGTGGTTTATGATAGAAATCAGGTGTTTGAATTTGTAGAGAATAAGAAAAATGATAGAAGTAATTTCATTGTCAGGACCTATAGTAATCCCAAAACCGAAATACCTGAAACTCATATATTATCAAATGGAGTTTATTCCATGATGATATCAAATAGTGGAAGTGGATATAGTAAGAAAAATGATATGATGCTTTATAGGTGGAATGAAGATGTAACTACCGATGACAGTGGATTGTTTTTCTATATAAAAGATATTACAGATAATAAAGTTTGGAGTGCAGCTTATGAGCCTAGTAAAACCCGAGGTGATTCTTATGAGACAATTTTTGCTTTAGATAAAGTAGAGTTTAAAAGAAGCGATGGGGATGTAGAAACTCGCACTGAAATAGCTGTTTCTAATGAAGATAATGCTGAAATAAGAAGAATTACATTGAAAAATAATGGAAATAACGAAAAGGTTATAGAATTGATAAGTTATTCAGAAATAACTTTAGCTCCACGAAATGCAGATGAAGTACATCCTGCTTTTAGCAATTTATTTATAAGAACAGAATTTGTAGAAGATCCTATGTGTATCTTAGCCAATAGAAGACCTAGAGCTAAAAATCAAGATAAACCTTGGTTAATGCAGACTATTTATATAGATGGTGAAAGGGATAATGACAACATTCAATATGAAACCAGCAGATTAAACTTTTTAGGCAGAGGGAGAAATCTTACAAATCCTATAAGTATAAATGATAATAAGGAGTTTCTGAATACAGTGGGAAATATACTGGATCCTATAATAAGTATTAAAAAAGTAATAAAGATAAAGCCACATACTTCTTGTACTATAGTTTTTGTAAATTCTATTAGTGATTCTAGAGAAGATGCACTGAATATGGCTGTGAAATATAGACAATTGCAGAATATAGATAGAGTTTTTGAACTTTCTTTTAGTCAAAGTCAGTTTGAATTAAATTATCTTGGCATTAAACCAAATCAGGCAAATTTATATCAGCTTATGGCTTCAAAGATTTTATTCATAAATACCATGGTGAGGGAAAGAGAGTACTATATTAAAGAAGTTTCTAAATCACAAAGTGCACTATGGGCATATGGTATATCCGGGGATTTACCTATAGTTTTACTAATTGTAAGGAATGAATCAGATGTAGATTTGGTAAAACAGATGTTAAATGCACATGAATACTGGTCAATGAAGGGTTTGAAAGTTGATTTTGTAATAATAAATATGAAAGCTAATTCGTATTTGCAGCAATTGGAAAGCTCTTTGGAGGATGCAATTGAATCAAATCATTCTCGTGATAAACAAAATAAACCTGCAGGAGTTTTTTTATACAATAATTCAACTATGAGTGAGGAAGATATAAAGTTTTTAATTGGAATAAGCAGGTTAGTTATAGATTCTAATAAAGGACTTTTAGTAAGTCAGATAAAGAGCAGTATAAAACTGGAGGAAAACTCGAAATATATTCATGTGAAGGATTTAAATTACAACTTATCAGAATTTAATTATCCTGATAGAAAACTCATTTATGACAATGGTTATGGAGGATTCGATGAAGATACAAATGAATATATCATAACTTTGGATAATTATAAGAATACTCCTGCACCTTGGATAAATGTTATATCTAATGATAAGTTTGGTTTTCATGTTTCTGAATCCGGCAGTGCTTATACCTGGTTTAAAAACAGTAGAGAAAATAAAATAACACCTTGGTCTAATGATTATATTACTGATAAATTAGGAGAAGCAATATATATAAGAGATGAAGAAGATGGGAAGGCATGGAGTATATCTCCGAAACCTATACGAGATTCAGGAAAATATATTATAGAACATGGTTTTGGATATTCTAATTTTAAACACACAGTCAATGGTATATACGGAAAGATGACAATGTTCGCATCCATTGAGAAAAGTTTTAAAATAATTAATATTGGACTTAAAAATATATCTGATATTAAGAGAAAACTATCAGTAACTTATTATAGCCAAATTGTACTGGGAGTTGTCCCTAGCCATACAGGAATACACATATTTACTGATATTGATAAAGATAATAACTTCATATATGCTAGAAATCCATACAGCCAAAATTTTGGAGGTTATTATGCATATTTGAAAATTATTGGAGGAGGAGAAGAGAGTTTTACAGGAAACAGAAAAGAATTTATTGGAAGAGGAGAAAGTTTGAATTTACCTGAAGCACTTAAAAAGGTCTCTCTTTCCAATAATGTAGGAGCAGGTCTCGATCCTTGTATGGCTCAAAACTCTAAAATAATTTTAGAGCCCGGAGAAGAAAAAAATGTATGGATTATATTCGGAGAAGATGAAAGTCTGGAAAAAGTAAAAGAAATAGTTAAGCAGTATTCAATATATGATAATGTAATTAGAGAATTTCATCATGCAAAAGCTTACTGGAAGGATATGCTAACTAAAATCACTGTTAAAACTCCTGATAAAACTATGAATATAATGCTTAATGGCTGGCTTATGTATCAGGCTATTTCTTGTAGATTATGGTCTAGAACTGCATTTTATCAATCTGGAGGTGCTTACGGGTTTAGAGATCAGCTTCAGGATGTTATGCCTTTAAGTTTCTTAAAACCTGAAATGACAAGAAAGCAGATTATTATAAGTGCCTCAAGACAATTTCTTGAGGGAGATGTACAGCATTGGTGGCATCCTGTAGTAGATAGTGGTATAAGAACTAGATTCTCTGACGATTTACTATGGCTTCCTTATGTGACTAGTGATTATATAAAAAATACAGGAGATTACAGTATATTAGAGGAGTCCGTAGAATATCTTCAAGATGAACCTTTAAAAGAAGGAGAAGATGAAAGATATAGCATATCTAAAAAGTCTGAACAGCGAGGAACTATATATGAACATTGTATAAAGGCTTTGGAAAAGGGACTCAAATTTGGTATTCACAATATACCTCTTATGGGCAGTGGTGATTGGAATGATGGCATGAGTACTGTTGGAAATCAAGGGAAAGGAGAAAGTGTTTGGCTTGGATGGTTTGTATACAGTATTTTAAGAGATTTTAAGATTATATGCAAAAATAAACAGGATGAATATAGAAGTCAAAGATATTCTGAATTAAGTGATTTTGTAAAGGAAAATATGGAAAAAAATGCTTGGGATGGAAATTGGTATAGAAGAGCATATTTTGACGATGGAACACCACTGGGATCTTCTGAAAATGATGAATGTAAAATTGACTCATTATCTCAATCTTGGGCAGTTATTTCAAGAGCAGCCAGTCCTGATAGAGCAAAAATGGCTATGGAATCACTGGAAAAATATTTAGTTAAAGAAAATGAAAGAATGATTTTATTATTGACTCCGCCTTTTAATAATTCAAAACTAGAACCAGGTTATATAAAAGGATATGTACCTGGTGTAAGAGAAAATGGAGGACAGTATACTCATGCAGCAACCTGGGTAATACTAGCTATGGCCAAACTTGGTGAAACAGATAAGGCTTGGAAGCTGTTTAATATGATAAATCCAATTAATCATTCTAAAACTAAGGAAGAAAGTGAAATATATAAGGTAGAACCTTATGTTATGGCTGCAGATGTATATGCTGGAGAACCTCATACAGGAAGAGGTGGATGGACTTGGTACACAGGTACTGCCGGATGGATGTATAGAGTTGGTATAGAAGGAATTTTAGGATTATCACTGGTTGAAGGAAAAGGATTTAGAATAAATCCTTGTGTTCCAAGAGAATGGAAAGAGTATGAAATAAATTATAGACATAAAAATTGTGTTTACAATATAAAAATTGAGAGATCTGAGGATAATAGGTCCATAACTGTAAATGGAGAAGCAGTACAAGATGGAATAATTCCATTTATGGAAGAGGGGACACATAAGGTGGAAATTAAATTATAATATTTAACAAAATAATAAGTAAGTAGCCATATAAAAATGACTGCTTACTTACTAAATATTATTTGTATAGATAATGTGACATATTGTTGTAATACATTATAGTCTGATTAATTATAGTAAAATTTAATCTAAGTCATCAGCTATAGGATCATAGGTGTAATCAAATTCCACATTAGAAATATTATTTGTAACTATGGGATCTGTTACAGGATCAGGAAGATTTGTATAATCCCTTTCTGAATAAGCTCTTATTTCTTTGGGTTCTGCATCTAAATATCCTCTTTCTCTTGGCAAATAAGGTATTTTTTTTGACATAATAAAACCTCCTTTAAAAACTTTTGTGAAAAGTCTTTATAAGGTAGTATGCTCTTAAAAACTTAAATTAATCTTAGAATTTTTATGTAAAATTTATTGAAAACAATTTATTAATTACAGCATTAATGTTATAATTGAAATAAATGTTAGTTAATAATAATGTTTAGTATTAACTAAATAATAATATTGAATTTACTTATTTATAATAATCATGGGAGGGATATAAAATGACTGAATTAAAACAAGTATACAAATGTCCTATATGTGGAAATATCGTAGAGGTTGTTAGCAAAGCAGGTGGAACTTTAGTCTGTTGTGGAAAACCTATGGAGTTAATTACTGAAAATACTCAGGACGCAGCACTGGAAAAACATGTTCCTGTAGTTGAGCAAAAGGGTGAAGAGGTGTTTGTAAAAGTTGGAGAAGTTGAACATCCAATGATTGATACTCATTATATTCAATGGATTGAAGTAATTACTGAAAATAAACTATATAGAAAGTATCTAAAACCAGGAGATAAACCAGAAGCAACCTTTAAAATCGATGAAGCTATAGTATCAGTAAGAGAATATTGTAATATTCACGGTCTATGGAAAAAATAGATTAAATATTAATAGTATATAATATTATCCTAAATGAGGTAGAGTTTTTGCTTTATTTAGGATTTTTTATTTAATATAAATGAATTTTAGAGTATAATAATAATCATGTAAAAAATTTCATGCATTTAAAAATAAATAACGAATTAAATATTAAGATCTAGTTATTAGTTGTTTTATAAAATACGACTTGAGAACTTTTAGCAACCAATATGAGGTGAAAATTTATGGTAGAAAATTTACAACAAAATAAAAAAGTTATATTTAGTGGAATTCAGCCTTCAGGAGAATTAACTTTAGGAAATTATTTAGGAGCTTTAAAAAATTGGGTTAAGCTTCAGCATGAATATGAATGCTATTTTTGTGTAGTAGATCTCCATGCTATAACTGTAAGACAGGAACCAAAGGATTTAAGAAGAAGAACACTGGAAGTTATGGCAATTTACATAGCAGCTGGAATAGATTCTGAGAAAAGTACAATTTTTATTCAATCCCATGTACCTCAACATACTGAATTAGCTTGGCTTTTAAATTGCTACAGTTATGTAGGCGAACTTAATAGAATGACTCAGTTCAAAGATAAATCCAGTAAGTATGGTACTAGTGTTTCAGCAGGGCTTTTAAATTACCCAGTGTTAATGGCAGCAGATATATTATTATATCAGACAGATCTTGTACCTGTAGGGATAGATCAAAAACAGCATTTAGAATTGACAAGAGATTTGGCAGAAAGATTTAATAACACTTATAGTCCCACATTTAAGATTCCAGAACCTTATATACCGAAAAAAGGTGCAAAGATAATGAGTCTTCAAGAACCAGAAAAAAAGATGTCTAAGTCCTCTGACAACCCTAATAGTTTTATTTTAATTATGGACCCTCCTGAAATTATAAGAAAGAAAATTTCAAGAGCTGTTACTGATAGTATAGGGATAGTAAAGTATAGTGATAATCAGCCAGGAGTTAAAAATCTTATGACTATATTAAATACATTGACAGGTAAAAGTATAGAATCTATAGAAAAGAAATATGAAGGTCAAGGTTATGCTAAATTTAAGGAGGATGTAGCAGAAGCTATTGTAAATGAACTCAAACCTATTCAAGATAAAGTTCAAAATATTTTAAATGATAAAACTTATCTTGAATCAATCTATAAAGCTGGAGCCAACAAGGCAAGTTACATAGCCAATAAGACTCTAAGAAAAACTCAGAAGAAGATTGGTTTTATACCTGTATCTAAATAAAAATTGATTTGCATTAAAATTAAATATAGAAATATCTTAAAAAAACCTTAGTATTTATCGAATTGATATATATATGCTAAGGTTTTTATATTAAATAGAATAGAGATATTTTATAAGCTTTAATAATGTTAAGATTTATTTTATATAAATATATAAAATTAAATTATATTTAAATATATAAAAAATATTAAAAATAGATATCTGAAAATTCTATATCCATTTTTTCTATTTTGCCGTTTTGAGGACAATTTTTTTGGCTTGAGTCATATAAATTGCAATTGTTTTTTATAGTATTAGGTAGTAAAATTGTAAATTCGGTTCCTTTTCCATATTCACTTTGTACGTAGATTTTTCCATTATGCAGTTCTACTAGGGATTTAACTAGAGCTAAACCTATACCGGTACCTTTATTATTTCTTGTAAGTGATTTGTCTACTTGAATAAATCTATTAAAAATAGTATCCAGCTTTTCTTTAGGTATGCCTATACCATCATCTTTTACACATATTTTTATGGAATCTTTGCCATCATAAATATTTATGTTTATAGTTCCATTAGCATCTGTAAATTTTATAGAATTAGAAAGAAGATTTAGTATTATTCTTTCTATTTTTTCTTCATCGCAGGCAATTATTTTCTCTTCAATATCAGTATCAAAAATTATATTGATTTTTTTATCTTTTAAGTAATCTGCAACAGAAAGAGTTATATCTTCTACTATACTTACAATATCATGATTATAGAGGTTTAATTGATAAAAACCAGAATCTATTTTAGTTATATCTAAAAGATTATTTATCAGCCTTAATAATCTAAAACAGTTTTGTTTCATAATATTAGTGTATTTTTGAGAAGATTTTATATCACAAGGTTTCTTATTTAAGTATAAATTTAATACCTGCAGAGAACTTAAAAGAATATTTAAAGGTGTTCTAAGTTCGTGAGATATATTGGAAAAAAATTCAGTTTTCAATCGATCGTATTCGATGGCCTTTTCCAATAATTTTTTATTTTCCTCTGCCTTTAAATTTAGTTCTTTAAGTTTGTTTTTCTCTGTTATGTCTCTTATAGAAGTTATAATTAAATATTTACCATTGTAAAAAAGTCTTGCAGATTTACATTCCACGTCAATTAAATTATTTTCCTTTGTTATAAATTTATATTGTGATTCTGGAAGTATTTCATCTGAACTTGTAACTTGTTCCATTTTATGAGCAAAGGAATAATGATATTCAGAAGGTAATATATCAAATATGTTTTTCCCTATAATATCTAACTGATTATTATATTTTAACATATTTACTAATGCATCAGTAGAAAAACAAAAATTATCTCCATCATGAAGGCAAATTGCATCTGGAGAAATATTTATTAATTTTTTATATAATTCTTTACCCACATCAGTTTCCGTTGAGGGAGGTTGTATTTTTGATTTATTTTCTATTGTAATAAAATTATAAATTACTGAATCAATAGTTGTTATGTTTACGTTTAAATATATATTTAAAAAGCCATTGTTGTTACATTTTATTTTGCAATTAAATCTATTTTTACAATATTCTTTTAATTCTTTCATATACTTGTCCTCATCGGAGCTATCAATAAAGTATATTAATTTGAAAATTGATTTACCTATAACAGATTTACTATGTTTAATACCTAATATACTATAAATTTCAGAGTTTGCATAAATGATAATATCTTTTTTAGTTATTAGAATAGGTTGAGGTAATAGGTTATAACATTCATAAACTGTTTTTATATCTTTAATTGTTGATTTTGTGGTTTGAATCTTTTTGTTAGTAATTTTACTAATGTTTGAAGTTATATATCCACACATAAAATCACACTCCTCTCCAATAAATACAGAGATGTATTTATTAATATAATTGATGTTTTCTACATTTTATTTAAAAATCCTTCTAAAAATCAATATAATTTAAACAAAAAAAAGGTCTTTTGACCTTTTTCATTAAGTTATTTATCGAATACGAATTTATTTATTACATAGGCTATACCGTTATCTTCATTGGATTTAGTAACAAAATTAGCTATTTTCTTTACATCATCGTCGGCATTGGCCATAGCAACACCTAATCCGGCATATTCAATCATGTGCTTGTCGTTGTCTGCATCACCTGCACATATAATTTCTTCTCTTTTTATTCCAAGTTTTTCACTTAGTAATTTTACTCCAGTGCCTTTATTGGATTCTTTATTTAAAAATTCTAGAAAATAAGGAGTACTTCTAAGTATAGTATATTTTTCATATAAATCCTTTGGTAAAGCTTGTATCACTCTATCTAGAATTTCTGGTTCATCAATAAACATTATTTTAACTATTATTGTGTTTTTATCAATATTATCAAAATCCACTTGGGTTAATGGAATTGAATTGAGATCAGCTTCTAGTATGCTGTATTTACTTGGCTTTGGGGTAATACATTCCTCATTGGTATGAGCATGTATATTTACCTCTAATTTTTTGCTGAGTTTATAAAGATAATCTAAATCTTCTAAGGTCATAACTGTTTGTGCAACTATGTGATCTCCTTTAGTAGTTTTAACCATGGCACCATTAAAAGTAACGGCATACTCATCTTCACCTATTAGATCAAGTTCCTTAAGATATTTCTCAATTCCTTTGATTGGTCTGCCTGTGGCTAATACTATTTTTATATTATTTTCACGAGCTTTTTTTAGAGCATCAAAATTTTCTTTTGATATTGTTTTATTGTCTTTTAATAATGTTCCATCCATATCCAGTGCTATAAGCTTGTACATAATTGTCCTCCTGTTATTTATAATTTTTATCCAATGACTATCAGCCATAATACTCTTATATTATATCAAAATGGGGGATGAGATCTGTTATTCTAAAGGATAATGATTTCTAAGTCGAAAGTACTAATATTAATAACTCTGTTTATATAAGTAATATTATAAATTTTAAAGTGATTAACATCACTGAATATTTATCAATAATAATATATTATAAAAACATATAATAATAAGATTAAAATACTACATATGTTCAATAATGTAAAGTATTTTGATTTGGAAATGAGGTTATAATATGTTTTATATTAATAATTTAGAAAGACAGCATTTAGGTATAGTTGATGAAATGAATAAAATAGAGAATTATATAAAAGAAAAAGATTTTAATAAGAATATAAAATATATAACTAAATCTATAAATCTACTTTCAGGAAAATTAAAAGTACATCTGCAGTCAGAAGATAAATTTTTATATCCCTATCTTATAAAGAATGGAGATACAAATATGAAAAATTTGGCCAAGAAATATATAAATGATATGGGAAACATAAGTGAAAGGTTTCAAAAATATAAAGATAAATTCAATACAGAAAACAAGTTTAAAGCCTCTATAGATAAATTTGTTGTAGAGACAAATGACATATTTAAATTATTAAAAAACAGATTAAATAGTGAGGATGAAAAATTATATCCTTTAATAAAGTAGTTTAAATCTGCGTATTTGTTGAAAAATTTTATATAGATGATATAA
This genomic window from Clostridium pasteurianum DSM 525 = ATCC 6013 contains:
- the trpS gene encoding tryptophan--tRNA ligase produces the protein MVENLQQNKKVIFSGIQPSGELTLGNYLGALKNWVKLQHEYECYFCVVDLHAITVRQEPKDLRRRTLEVMAIYIAAGIDSEKSTIFIQSHVPQHTELAWLLNCYSYVGELNRMTQFKDKSSKYGTSVSAGLLNYPVLMAADILLYQTDLVPVGIDQKQHLELTRDLAERFNNTYSPTFKIPEPYIPKKGAKIMSLQEPEKKMSKSSDNPNSFILIMDPPEIIRKKISRAVTDSIGIVKYSDNQPGVKNLMTILNTLTGKSIESIEKKYEGQGYAKFKEDVAEAIVNELKPIQDKVQNILNDKTYLESIYKAGANKASYIANKTLRKTQKKIGFIPVSK
- a CDS encoding desulfoferrodoxin is translated as MTELKQVYKCPICGNIVEVVSKAGGTLVCCGKPMELITENTQDAALEKHVPVVEQKGEEVFVKVGEVEHPMIDTHYIQWIEVITENKLYRKYLKPGDKPEATFKIDEAIVSVREYCNIHGLWKK
- the yidA gene encoding sugar-phosphatase, with amino-acid sequence MYKLIALDMDGTLLKDNKTISKENFDALKKARENNIKIVLATGRPIKGIEKYLKELDLIGEDEYAVTFNGAMVKTTKGDHIVAQTVMTLEDLDYLYKLSKKLEVNIHAHTNEECITPKPSKYSILEADLNSIPLTQVDFDNIDKNTIIVKIMFIDEPEILDRVIQALPKDLYEKYTILRSTPYFLEFLNKESNKGTGVKLLSEKLGIKREEIICAGDADNDKHMIEYAGLGVAMANADDDVKKIANFVTKSNEDNGIAYVINKFVFDK
- a CDS encoding hemerythrin domain-containing protein — encoded protein: MFYINNLERQHLGIVDEMNKIENYIKEKDFNKNIKYITKSINLLSGKLKVHLQSEDKFLYPYLIKNGDTNMKNLAKKYINDMGNISERFQKYKDKFNTENKFKASIDKFVVETNDIFKLLKNRLNSEDEKLYPLIK
- a CDS encoding sensor histidine kinase, whose product is MCGYITSNISKITNKKIQTTKSTIKDIKTVYECYNLLPQPILITKKDIIIYANSEIYSILGIKHSKSVIGKSIFKLIYFIDSSDEDKYMKELKEYCKNRFNCKIKCNNNGFLNIYLNVNITTIDSVIYNFITIENKSKIQPPSTETDVGKELYKKLINISPDAICLHDGDNFCFSTDALVNMLKYNNQLDIIGKNIFDILPSEYHYSFAHKMEQVTSSDEILPESQYKFITKENNLIDVECKSARLFYNGKYLIITSIRDITEKNKLKELNLKAEENKKLLEKAIEYDRLKTEFFSNISHELRTPLNILLSSLQVLNLYLNKKPCDIKSSQKYTNIMKQNCFRLLRLINNLLDITKIDSGFYQLNLYNHDIVSIVEDITLSVADYLKDKKINIIFDTDIEEKIIACDEEKIERIILNLLSNSIKFTDANGTININIYDGKDSIKICVKDDGIGIPKEKLDTIFNRFIQVDKSLTRNNKGTGIGLALVKSLVELHNGKIYVQSEYGKGTEFTILLPNTIKNNCNLYDSSQKNCPQNGKIEKMDIEFSDIYF